One Ananas comosus cultivar F153 linkage group 1, ASM154086v1, whole genome shotgun sequence DNA window includes the following coding sequences:
- the LOC109712193 gene encoding 1-phosphatidylinositol-3-phosphate 5-kinase FAB1B-like isoform X4, with product MSVICHSCSSLDSMMTNGYFCGRCYPSFSNGYENRDESSMMDCECQFGCRKSCLDDYAEEYLTMDGSSPYATPLLSPASSFSSYGSCLSTLDDFLDEENLQVREDGIEELDTGQTDSDIQISECVKEHEDVSSVTDINIESSNSIVDTNGMSIPVSAEDIFSSNLVPLDVSECGKDEKVECLNNMLDTSNDEKVEYLNSMLEHETVPPVTDINIKPFHAIIDTNGHSLPISAEENFSSNLLPVDVSEYDKDEKVEYLNDIVDTSKDEKAEHLNNMLEHESVSLATDIDNAKLSNLLPLDVSEHGNDEKPGSINDTLDIGCSAKPIDDPNKIENCNSSICPLTLSNFEIDPLLWIPPEPADKEDDIKNIANDDDGYYSDGVKWGHPSLFGGVNEEGGYNYNSQEERQTAMLEAMNGQFKILVGRLLASEGIFNSESDGGESWLDIVASLSWEAALLVQPDGSEGKEMDPCSYVKVKCIASGTRRQSEVIKGLVFKKNAAHKHMPTKFKNPRLLFLRGVFGHSASGFSSFNSMEQEKGHFEKSIVKMMEMCQPNVVLVEKAVSRDIQEFLLKQGVTLVLDMKLHRLERIARCTGSPVISFSDVLTNPKLKQCEFFHVERFVEEHNGVGEGAKRPSKTLMFLEGLPKPLGCTILLKGATSEELKKIKNVMQYAVFAAYHLILETSFFADQRVFLTEMNAVREEKSVNVKNEALPLCDNALSSKVPNSSMLSTVSEGFTSSCNGFNVLGTQSIDLPVTLSPESIDSRPVANIKGKQDNKPIFDEKAEKVSDASEIIGFHGVDHNVFVPKSILILVSSQCTTKESVCEQNHISRITCYGNSDVPLGRYLQEILLNQKHRCSSCGEPPESHVYSYTHHNGSLTVRVQSLPPKLHLSGEGKGKIWMWTQCLRCACEGRGIAGSSQRVVISRSARNLSFGKFLGLSFSSDSAARRLSKCGHSLHRDCLRFFGLGSRVAIFRYSSVEIYAACKPPPTLEFPNSNGEDWLKKEQKNVLSRVDLLFSEIANLLQNLRIKYPSVLSKCCNSVFINGFTLVEEMLMQEKRDFEDQDSLLNVIDHSGKQGIIHIILVLNWLYQELLLWLYVWDHRLDHILQCKQVEQEKDIVSSNGIVKQNMLEDDHKISEDSNELIMDVNRSPFSKSYSHPEHEQTVLEMVLGQINGDFGNRFHSLHDDDYGENDHEGTIPVSNGMQLDTSTQDTKDGLLEKPTDIKVQNDEKVSSDETYPVRSNAAQDLCNAKLEDTENWFWAPFSRLKMTYRNDIQCGSLEKFHLINNYTPSHLSPVFQLSTEKYTVCSGGNVLSVSEDEISSIIALALATEPNKSMGSVDSETNHSASIASSLSADELSSFFDSDGLSPLTLQGMRPEIFIDTAKIGLKSKCSVVCIYAKQFYALRKKCCPSELAYISSLSRCKKWDAQGGKSKALFAKSLDERLIIKQIKKAEFDSFLKFGPDYFKYISSLESGSQTCLARILGIYQVKQIKNGKEMKIDLLVMENLFFGHNISRTYDLKGAVFSRHISDSDERGKVLLDQNFIEDMRKSPIYISGKTKHLLQRAIWNDTHFLNLCNVMDYSLLVGVDKERKELVFGIIDYLRQYTWDKQLETWVKASLVVPKNELPTVISPKEYKKRFRAFMSKHFLSVPDSSSLEVYEKQQEKPIEE from the exons ATGAGTGTGATTTGCCATTCTTGTAGTTCTCTAGATTCAATGATGACTAACGGGTATTTCTGTGGAAGATGCTATCCTTCCTTCTCTAACGGCTACGAGAATAGGGATGAATCATCTATGATGGATTGCGAATGCCAATTTGGTTGCCGTAAATCCTGTTTAGATGATTATGCCGAGGAGTATTTAACGATGGATGGCTCGAGTCCTTATGCCACTCCTCTTCTCAGTCCAGCCTCTTCCTTTTCAAGCTACGGAAGCTGCCTATCAACCCTAG atgaTTTCCTTGATGAGGAGAATCTACAAGTCAG AGAGGATGGAATTGAGGAGCTTGATACTGGTCAAACTGATTCAGACATACAGATCAGTGAATGCGTGAAGGAGCATGAAGATGTATCTTCAGTAACAGATATTAATATTGAGTCATCTAATTCTATAGTTGACACAAATGGCATGAGTATTCCTGTATCAGCAGAAgatatcttttcatccaaccTGGTTCCACTGGATGTTTCTGAATGTGGTAAGGATGAGAAAGTTGAATGTCTCAATAACATGTTGGACACTAGTAATGATGAGAAAGTCGAATATCTTAATAGCATGTTGGAGCATGAAACTGTGCCTCCAGTTACAGATATTAATATCAAGCCATTTCATGCTATTATTGATACGAATGGCCATAGCTTACCCATATCAGCAGAAGAGAATTTTTCATCCAACCTGTTACCCGTTGATGTTTCTGAATATGATAAGGATGAGAAAGTGGAATATCTTAATGACATCGTGGACACTAGTAAGGATGAGAAAGCCGAGCATCTTAATAACATGTTGGAGCATGAAAGTGTGTCTTTGGCTACAGATATTGATAATGCCAAGCTATCAAACCTGTTACCACTTGATGTTTCTGAACATGGTAATGATGAGAAACCCGGATCTATTAACGACACATTGGACATTGGTTGCTCTGCAAAACCAATTGATGATCCAAATAAGATAGAGAATTGCAACAGCAGTATTTGCCCGCTGACTTTATCCAACTTTGAAATAGATCCTCTCCTCTGGATACCCCCTGAGCCTGCGGATAAAGAAGACGACATTAAAAATATTGCAAATGACGATGATGGCTACTATAGTGATGGTGTAAAGTGGGGTCATCCTAGTTTGTTTGGTGGGGTCAATGAAGAAGGTGGATACAATTACAATTCTCAAGAAGAGCGCCAAACGGCCATGTTGGAAGCTATGAATGGGCAATTTAAGATTCTTGTAGGTCGGCTTTTGGCATCGGAGGGTATTTTTAACTCGGAAAGTGATGGTGGCGAGAGTTGGCTTGATATCGTCGCTTCTTTATCATGGGAAGCTGCACTGCTTGTACAACCTGATGGTAGCGAGGGGAAGGAAATGGATCCTTGTTCTTATGTGAAGGTGAAATGCATTGCATCTGGTACTCGCAGGCAAAG TGAGGTGATCAAGGGTTTAGTTTTCAAGAAGAATGCCGCACATAAGCACATGCCAACCAAGTTCAAAAACCCTAGACTGCTATTCCTTCGAGGAGTCTTTGGGCACTCTGCATCTGGTTTTTCATCATTCAATTCAATGGAACAG GAAAAGGGCCATTTTGAGAAATCTATTGTTAAAATGATGGAAATGTGCCAGCCAAATGTTGTGCTGGTAGAGAAAGCTGTTTCACGAGACATTCAAGAATTTCTTCTAAAACAAGGAGTTACACTGGTTCTTGACATGAAGCTCCACAGATTGGAGAGAATAGCTCGCTGTACTGGTTCTCCTGTTATTTCATTCTCTGATGTTCTAACAAACCCTAAGCTGAAGCAGTGTGAGTTCTTCCATGTTGAGAGATTTGTTGAAGAACATAATGGTGTCGGCGAAGGTGCAAAGAGGCCATCCAAAACTCTGATGTTTTTAGAGGGTTTACCGAAACCTTTGGGGTGCACA ATATTGCTAAAAGGAGCGACTAGTGAGGAACTGAAGAAGATTAAGAATGTGATGCAGTATGCTGTCTTCGCAGCATATCATTTGATTCTTGAAACTTCATTCTTTGCGGATCAAAGGGTATTTCTTACTGAGATGAATGCTGTTAGAGAAGAGAAGTCTGTTAATGTTAAAAACGAGGCTTTGCCTCTTTGTGACAACGCTCTTAGTTCTAAAGTTCCTAATTCTTCAATGCTATCAACAGTCTCAGAAGGCTTTACCTCATCATGCAATGGTTTTAATGTGCTTGGCACTCAGAGCATTGATCTTCCTGTTACTTTATCTCCAGAGTCAATTGATAGTCGGCCAGTAGCAAACATCAAAGGAAAACAAGATAATAAACccatttttgatgaaaaagcaGAAAAGGTTTCAGATGCCTCTGAAATAATTGGGTTTCATGGTGTTGATCATAATGTATTTGTCCCAAAGAGTATATTGATTTTGGTCTCTAGCCAATGCACCACGAAAGAGTCTGTTTGCGAGCAGAACCATATTTCCCGTATTACGTGCTATGGAAATTCTGATGTGCCACTAGGGCGATATTTGCAAGAAATTTTACTTAATCAG AAACATAGGTGCTCCTCATGTGGCGAGCCCCCAGAGTCTCATGTGTACTCTTACACCCACCATAATGGAAGTCTCACCGTTCGTGTTCAGAGCCTTCCTCCAAAATTGCATTTATCTGGTGAAGGTAAAGGAAAGATTTGGATGTGGACCCAATGTTTACGGTGTGCGTGTGAAGGTCGTGGGATCGCAGGGTCCAGCCAAAGGGTAGTAATTTCTCGTTCGGCGCGTAATCTTTCCTTTGGGAAGTTCTTGGGACTCAGTTTTTCAAGCGATTCTGCTGCTAGAAGGTTATCTAAGTGTGGGCATTCATTGCATAGGGACTGTCTACGCTTTTTTGG ATTAGGGTCAAGAGTTGCTATCTTCAGATACTCATCAGTTGAAATCTATGCTGCTTGTAAGCCACCTCCGACCCTCGAGTTCCCCAACTCCAATGGAGAAGACTGGCTTAAGAAAGAACAGAAAAAT GTTCTTTCTAGAGTAGACCTGCTTTTTTCCGAGATAGCAAATTTGCTTCAAAACTTGAGGATTAAGTATCCCAGTGTTCTCTCAAAATGTTGCAATTCAGTGTTTATCAATGGATTTACCCTGGTTGAAGAGATGTTGATGCAGGAAAAGAGAGACTTTGAg GATCAGGATTCTTTGCTGAATGTTATTGATCATAGTGGTAAACAAGGTATCATCCACATCATACTTGTCTTAAATTGGCTCTACCAGGAGCTGCTTCTTTGGCTTTATGTTTGGGACCATCGATTGGATCATATTCTGCAGTGTAAACAAGTTGAACAGGAAAAGGACATTGTTTCGTCCAATGGTATTGTTAAACAAAATATGCTTGAAGATGATCATAAAATTTCTGAGGATTCCAACGAATTAATTATGGATGTCAATAGATCCCCCTTTTCTAAGAGTTACTCTCATCCCGAACATGAGCAAACTGTGCTAGAAATGGTGCTCGGTCAAATTAATGGAGATTTTGGCAACAGATTTCATAGTCTTCATGATGATGACTACGGTGAAAATGACCATGAAGGGACCATTCCTGTTTCCAATGGTATGCAGTTAGACACCTCTACCCAAGATACCAAAGATGGTCTTCTTGAAAAACCAACTGATATCAAAGTCCAAAATGATGAGAAGGTCAGCTCCGATGAAACATATCCTGTTCGTTCAAATGCAGCTCAAGATTTGTGCAATGCGAAATTGGAAGATACAGAAAATTGGTTTTGGGCTCCATTTTCTAGGTTGAAAATGACATACAGAAATGATATTCAATGTGGTTCTCTTGAGAAGTTTCATCTTATCAATAACTACACCCCATCTCATCTTTCTCCAGTTTTTCAACTATCTACGGAGAAATATACTGTATGCTCTGGGGGAAATGTTTTGTCCGTCTCCGAGGATGAAATCTCTAGCATAATTGCTCTTGCATTAGCCACAGAGCCTAACAAATCAATGGGATCTGTTGATTCTGAGACAAACCATTCAGCGAGCATCGCCTCATCGCTTTCTGCTGATGAATTATCTTCCTTTTTTGATTCTGACGGTTTATCTCCATTAACTTTGCAAGGAATGCGTCCTGAAATTTTTATTGACACTGCAAAAATTGGTCTGAAGAGTAAATGTTCGGTTGTTTGTATATATGCAAAGCAGTTCTATGCTCTTCGAAAGAAGTGTTGTCCATCAGAACTTGCCTACATATCTTCCTTAAGCCGATGCAAGAAGTGGGATGCTCAAGGTGGAAAAAGTAAGGCTTTATTTGCCAAGTCGTTGGATGAGAGGCTTATCATAAAGCAAATCAAGAAGGCAGAATTCGACTCATTTTTGAAGTTTGGGCCTGATTATTTCAAGTACATATCCTCTTTAGAGTCAGGAAGTCAAACATGCCTTGCTAGAATCCTGGGAATATATCAG GTTAAGCAAATTAAAAATGGCAAAGAAATGAAAATTGATCTGCTGGTGATGGAAAATCTTTTCTTTGGGCATAACATTTCACGCACGTATGATCTTAAGGGCGCCGTTTTCTCCCGTCATATTTCAGATTCAGATGAACGTGGAAAAGTACTTTTGGATCAAAACTTTATTGAGGATATGCGTAAATCTCCCATTTACATCAGTGGAAAAACGAAGCATCTTCTGCAGCGTGCCATTTGGAATGATACTCATTTTCTTAAT TTGTGTAATGTAATGGATTACTCTTTACTTGTGGGAGTGGACAAGGAGCGGAAAGAACTTGTATTTGGAATCATAGATTACCTGAGGCAATATACTTGGGATAAACAGCTCGAGACTTGGGTGAAAGCTTCTCTTGTGGTTCCTAAGAATGAACTGCCAACTGTGATTTCCCCTAAAGAATACAAGAAAAGGTTTAGGGCCTTTATGTCAAAACACTTCCTGAGTGTTCCAGATAGCAGTTCACTTGAAGTCTATGAGAAGCAGCAAGAAAAGCCAATTGAGGAGTAA
- the LOC109712193 gene encoding 1-phosphatidylinositol-3-phosphate 5-kinase FAB1B-like isoform X3: MSVICHSCSSLDSMMTNGYFCGRCYPSFSNGYENRDESSMMDCECQFGCRKSCLDDYAEEYLTMDGSSPYATPLLSPASSFSSYGSCLSTLDDFLDEENLQVSREDGIEELDTGQTDSDIQISECVKEHEDVSSVTDINIESSNSIVDTNGMSIPVSAEDIFSSNLVPLDVSECGKDEKVECLNNMLDTSNDEKVEYLNSMLEHETVPPVTDINIKPFHAIIDTNGHSLPISAEENFSSNLLPVDVSEYDKDEKVEYLNDIVDTSKDEKAEHLNNMLEHESVSLATDIDNAKLSNLLPLDVSEHGNDEKPGSINDTLDIGCSAKPIDDPNKIENCNSSICPLTLSNFEIDPLLWIPPEPADKEDDIKNIANDDDGYYSDGVKWGHPSLFGGVNEEGGYNYNSQEERQTAMLEAMNGQFKILVGRLLASEGIFNSESDGGESWLDIVASLSWEAALLVQPDGSEGKEMDPCSYVKVKCIASGTRRQSEVIKGLVFKKNAAHKHMPTKFKNPRLLFLRGVFGHSASGFSSFNSMEQEKGHFEKSIVKMMEMCQPNVVLVEKAVSRDIQEFLLKQGVTLVLDMKLHRLERIARCTGSPVISFSDVLTNPKLKQCEFFHVERFVEEHNGVGEGAKRPSKTLMFLEGLPKPLGCTILLKGATSEELKKIKNVMQYAVFAAYHLILETSFFADQRVFLTEMNAVREEKSVNVKNEALPLCDNALSSKVPNSSMLSTVSEGFTSSCNGFNVLGTQSIDLPVTLSPESIDSRPVANIKGKQDNKPIFDEKAEKVSDASEIIGFHGVDHNVFVPKSILILVSSQCTTKESVCEQNHISRITCYGNSDVPLGRYLQEILLNQKHRCSSCGEPPESHVYSYTHHNGSLTVRVQSLPPKLHLSGEGKGKIWMWTQCLRCACEGRGIAGSSQRVVISRSARNLSFGKFLGLSFSSDSAARRLSKCGHSLHRDCLRFFGLGSRVAIFRYSSVEIYAACKPPPTLEFPNSNGEDWLKKEQKNVLSRVDLLFSEIANLLQNLRIKYPSVLSKCCNSVFINGFTLVEEMLMQEKRDFEDQDSLLNVIDHSGKQGIIHIILVLNWLYQELLLWLYVWDHRLDHILQCKQVEQEKDIVSSNGIVKQNMLEDDHKISEDSNELIMDVNRSPFSKSYSHPEHEQTVLEMVLGQINGDFGNRFHSLHDDDYGENDHEGTIPVSNGMQLDTSTQDTKDGLLEKPTDIKVQNDEKVSSDETYPVRSNAAQDLCNAKLEDTENWFWAPFSRLKMTYRNDIQCGSLEKFHLINNYTPSHLSPVFQLSTEKYTVCSGGNVLSVSEDEISSIIALALATEPNKSMGSVDSETNHSASIASSLSADELSSFFDSDGLSPLTLQGMRPEIFIDTAKIGLKSKCSVVCIYAKQFYALRKKCCPSELAYISSLSRCKKWDAQGGKSKALFAKSLDERLIIKQIKKAEFDSFLKFGPDYFKYISSLESGSQTCLARILGIYQVKQIKNGKEMKIDLLVMENLFFGHNISRTYDLKGAVFSRHISDSDERGKVLLDQNFIEDMRKSPIYISGKTKHLLQRAIWNDTHFLNLCNVMDYSLLVGVDKERKELVFGIIDYLRQYTWDKQLETWVKASLVVPKNELPTVISPKEYKKRFRAFMSKHFLSVPDSSSLEVYEKQQEKPIEE; encoded by the exons ATGAGTGTGATTTGCCATTCTTGTAGTTCTCTAGATTCAATGATGACTAACGGGTATTTCTGTGGAAGATGCTATCCTTCCTTCTCTAACGGCTACGAGAATAGGGATGAATCATCTATGATGGATTGCGAATGCCAATTTGGTTGCCGTAAATCCTGTTTAGATGATTATGCCGAGGAGTATTTAACGATGGATGGCTCGAGTCCTTATGCCACTCCTCTTCTCAGTCCAGCCTCTTCCTTTTCAAGCTACGGAAGCTGCCTATCAACCCTAG atgaTTTCCTTGATGAGGAGAATCTACAAGTCAG CAGAGAGGATGGAATTGAGGAGCTTGATACTGGTCAAACTGATTCAGACATACAGATCAGTGAATGCGTGAAGGAGCATGAAGATGTATCTTCAGTAACAGATATTAATATTGAGTCATCTAATTCTATAGTTGACACAAATGGCATGAGTATTCCTGTATCAGCAGAAgatatcttttcatccaaccTGGTTCCACTGGATGTTTCTGAATGTGGTAAGGATGAGAAAGTTGAATGTCTCAATAACATGTTGGACACTAGTAATGATGAGAAAGTCGAATATCTTAATAGCATGTTGGAGCATGAAACTGTGCCTCCAGTTACAGATATTAATATCAAGCCATTTCATGCTATTATTGATACGAATGGCCATAGCTTACCCATATCAGCAGAAGAGAATTTTTCATCCAACCTGTTACCCGTTGATGTTTCTGAATATGATAAGGATGAGAAAGTGGAATATCTTAATGACATCGTGGACACTAGTAAGGATGAGAAAGCCGAGCATCTTAATAACATGTTGGAGCATGAAAGTGTGTCTTTGGCTACAGATATTGATAATGCCAAGCTATCAAACCTGTTACCACTTGATGTTTCTGAACATGGTAATGATGAGAAACCCGGATCTATTAACGACACATTGGACATTGGTTGCTCTGCAAAACCAATTGATGATCCAAATAAGATAGAGAATTGCAACAGCAGTATTTGCCCGCTGACTTTATCCAACTTTGAAATAGATCCTCTCCTCTGGATACCCCCTGAGCCTGCGGATAAAGAAGACGACATTAAAAATATTGCAAATGACGATGATGGCTACTATAGTGATGGTGTAAAGTGGGGTCATCCTAGTTTGTTTGGTGGGGTCAATGAAGAAGGTGGATACAATTACAATTCTCAAGAAGAGCGCCAAACGGCCATGTTGGAAGCTATGAATGGGCAATTTAAGATTCTTGTAGGTCGGCTTTTGGCATCGGAGGGTATTTTTAACTCGGAAAGTGATGGTGGCGAGAGTTGGCTTGATATCGTCGCTTCTTTATCATGGGAAGCTGCACTGCTTGTACAACCTGATGGTAGCGAGGGGAAGGAAATGGATCCTTGTTCTTATGTGAAGGTGAAATGCATTGCATCTGGTACTCGCAGGCAAAG TGAGGTGATCAAGGGTTTAGTTTTCAAGAAGAATGCCGCACATAAGCACATGCCAACCAAGTTCAAAAACCCTAGACTGCTATTCCTTCGAGGAGTCTTTGGGCACTCTGCATCTGGTTTTTCATCATTCAATTCAATGGAACAG GAAAAGGGCCATTTTGAGAAATCTATTGTTAAAATGATGGAAATGTGCCAGCCAAATGTTGTGCTGGTAGAGAAAGCTGTTTCACGAGACATTCAAGAATTTCTTCTAAAACAAGGAGTTACACTGGTTCTTGACATGAAGCTCCACAGATTGGAGAGAATAGCTCGCTGTACTGGTTCTCCTGTTATTTCATTCTCTGATGTTCTAACAAACCCTAAGCTGAAGCAGTGTGAGTTCTTCCATGTTGAGAGATTTGTTGAAGAACATAATGGTGTCGGCGAAGGTGCAAAGAGGCCATCCAAAACTCTGATGTTTTTAGAGGGTTTACCGAAACCTTTGGGGTGCACA ATATTGCTAAAAGGAGCGACTAGTGAGGAACTGAAGAAGATTAAGAATGTGATGCAGTATGCTGTCTTCGCAGCATATCATTTGATTCTTGAAACTTCATTCTTTGCGGATCAAAGGGTATTTCTTACTGAGATGAATGCTGTTAGAGAAGAGAAGTCTGTTAATGTTAAAAACGAGGCTTTGCCTCTTTGTGACAACGCTCTTAGTTCTAAAGTTCCTAATTCTTCAATGCTATCAACAGTCTCAGAAGGCTTTACCTCATCATGCAATGGTTTTAATGTGCTTGGCACTCAGAGCATTGATCTTCCTGTTACTTTATCTCCAGAGTCAATTGATAGTCGGCCAGTAGCAAACATCAAAGGAAAACAAGATAATAAACccatttttgatgaaaaagcaGAAAAGGTTTCAGATGCCTCTGAAATAATTGGGTTTCATGGTGTTGATCATAATGTATTTGTCCCAAAGAGTATATTGATTTTGGTCTCTAGCCAATGCACCACGAAAGAGTCTGTTTGCGAGCAGAACCATATTTCCCGTATTACGTGCTATGGAAATTCTGATGTGCCACTAGGGCGATATTTGCAAGAAATTTTACTTAATCAG AAACATAGGTGCTCCTCATGTGGCGAGCCCCCAGAGTCTCATGTGTACTCTTACACCCACCATAATGGAAGTCTCACCGTTCGTGTTCAGAGCCTTCCTCCAAAATTGCATTTATCTGGTGAAGGTAAAGGAAAGATTTGGATGTGGACCCAATGTTTACGGTGTGCGTGTGAAGGTCGTGGGATCGCAGGGTCCAGCCAAAGGGTAGTAATTTCTCGTTCGGCGCGTAATCTTTCCTTTGGGAAGTTCTTGGGACTCAGTTTTTCAAGCGATTCTGCTGCTAGAAGGTTATCTAAGTGTGGGCATTCATTGCATAGGGACTGTCTACGCTTTTTTGG ATTAGGGTCAAGAGTTGCTATCTTCAGATACTCATCAGTTGAAATCTATGCTGCTTGTAAGCCACCTCCGACCCTCGAGTTCCCCAACTCCAATGGAGAAGACTGGCTTAAGAAAGAACAGAAAAAT GTTCTTTCTAGAGTAGACCTGCTTTTTTCCGAGATAGCAAATTTGCTTCAAAACTTGAGGATTAAGTATCCCAGTGTTCTCTCAAAATGTTGCAATTCAGTGTTTATCAATGGATTTACCCTGGTTGAAGAGATGTTGATGCAGGAAAAGAGAGACTTTGAg GATCAGGATTCTTTGCTGAATGTTATTGATCATAGTGGTAAACAAGGTATCATCCACATCATACTTGTCTTAAATTGGCTCTACCAGGAGCTGCTTCTTTGGCTTTATGTTTGGGACCATCGATTGGATCATATTCTGCAGTGTAAACAAGTTGAACAGGAAAAGGACATTGTTTCGTCCAATGGTATTGTTAAACAAAATATGCTTGAAGATGATCATAAAATTTCTGAGGATTCCAACGAATTAATTATGGATGTCAATAGATCCCCCTTTTCTAAGAGTTACTCTCATCCCGAACATGAGCAAACTGTGCTAGAAATGGTGCTCGGTCAAATTAATGGAGATTTTGGCAACAGATTTCATAGTCTTCATGATGATGACTACGGTGAAAATGACCATGAAGGGACCATTCCTGTTTCCAATGGTATGCAGTTAGACACCTCTACCCAAGATACCAAAGATGGTCTTCTTGAAAAACCAACTGATATCAAAGTCCAAAATGATGAGAAGGTCAGCTCCGATGAAACATATCCTGTTCGTTCAAATGCAGCTCAAGATTTGTGCAATGCGAAATTGGAAGATACAGAAAATTGGTTTTGGGCTCCATTTTCTAGGTTGAAAATGACATACAGAAATGATATTCAATGTGGTTCTCTTGAGAAGTTTCATCTTATCAATAACTACACCCCATCTCATCTTTCTCCAGTTTTTCAACTATCTACGGAGAAATATACTGTATGCTCTGGGGGAAATGTTTTGTCCGTCTCCGAGGATGAAATCTCTAGCATAATTGCTCTTGCATTAGCCACAGAGCCTAACAAATCAATGGGATCTGTTGATTCTGAGACAAACCATTCAGCGAGCATCGCCTCATCGCTTTCTGCTGATGAATTATCTTCCTTTTTTGATTCTGACGGTTTATCTCCATTAACTTTGCAAGGAATGCGTCCTGAAATTTTTATTGACACTGCAAAAATTGGTCTGAAGAGTAAATGTTCGGTTGTTTGTATATATGCAAAGCAGTTCTATGCTCTTCGAAAGAAGTGTTGTCCATCAGAACTTGCCTACATATCTTCCTTAAGCCGATGCAAGAAGTGGGATGCTCAAGGTGGAAAAAGTAAGGCTTTATTTGCCAAGTCGTTGGATGAGAGGCTTATCATAAAGCAAATCAAGAAGGCAGAATTCGACTCATTTTTGAAGTTTGGGCCTGATTATTTCAAGTACATATCCTCTTTAGAGTCAGGAAGTCAAACATGCCTTGCTAGAATCCTGGGAATATATCAG GTTAAGCAAATTAAAAATGGCAAAGAAATGAAAATTGATCTGCTGGTGATGGAAAATCTTTTCTTTGGGCATAACATTTCACGCACGTATGATCTTAAGGGCGCCGTTTTCTCCCGTCATATTTCAGATTCAGATGAACGTGGAAAAGTACTTTTGGATCAAAACTTTATTGAGGATATGCGTAAATCTCCCATTTACATCAGTGGAAAAACGAAGCATCTTCTGCAGCGTGCCATTTGGAATGATACTCATTTTCTTAAT TTGTGTAATGTAATGGATTACTCTTTACTTGTGGGAGTGGACAAGGAGCGGAAAGAACTTGTATTTGGAATCATAGATTACCTGAGGCAATATACTTGGGATAAACAGCTCGAGACTTGGGTGAAAGCTTCTCTTGTGGTTCCTAAGAATGAACTGCCAACTGTGATTTCCCCTAAAGAATACAAGAAAAGGTTTAGGGCCTTTATGTCAAAACACTTCCTGAGTGTTCCAGATAGCAGTTCACTTGAAGTCTATGAGAAGCAGCAAGAAAAGCCAATTGAGGAGTAA